One Nyctibius grandis isolate bNycGra1 chromosome 17, bNycGra1.pri, whole genome shotgun sequence genomic window carries:
- the INTS3 gene encoding integrator complex subunit 3 isoform X2 produces MEMQKGKGGTAGGGGGKLLVSTLLDAKDELEERLERCVGIVTSLTNGLSEREANDALNAHICKGTPQHEEICLGLFTLVLTEPAQAQKCYRDLALVSRDGMNIVLNKINHILMEKYLKLQDTCRTQLVWLLRELVKSGVLGADGVCMTFMKQIAGGDVTAKNIWLAENVLEILTEQREWVLKSSLLIAMAVYTYLRLIVDHHGTSQLQVLRQKEVDFCISLLRERFMDCFMIGRDLVRLLQNVARIPEFEQLWKDIIHNPQVLSAQFTGVLQLLQSRTSRKFLACRLTPDMETKLLFMTSRVRFGQQKRYQDWFQRQYLSTPDSQSLRCDLIRYICGVVHPSNEVLSSDILPRWAIIGWLLTTCTSNVAASNAKLALFYDWLFFNPEKDSIMNIEPAILVMHHSMKPHPAITATLLDFMCRIIPNFYPPLEAHVRQGVFNSLTHIVEKRVLAHLAPLFDNPKLDKELRAMLREKFPEFCSSPSPPIEVKIEEPVSIEMDNHMSEKDDSCYDNAEAAFSDDEDDLNSKGKKREFRFHPIKETIVEEPVDITPFLDQLDESLKDKVLQLQKGSDTEAQCEVMQEIVDQVLEEDFDSEQLSVLASCLQELFKAHFRGEVLPEEITEESLEESVGKPLYLIFRNLCQMQEDNSGFSLLLDLLSELYQKQPKIGYHLLYYLKASKAAAGKMNLYESFAQATQLGDLHTCLMMDMKACQEDDVRLLCYLTPSIYTEFPDETLRSGELLNMIVAVIDSFQLQELVCHVMMGNLVMFRKDSVLNILIQSLDWETFEQYCTWQLFLAHSIPLETIIPILQHLKYKEHPEALSCLLLQLRREKPSEEMVKMVLSRPCHPDDQFTTSILRHWCIKHDDLLAEHIKSLLIKNNSLPRKRQSLRSSSSKLAQLTLEQILEHLDSLRLNLTNTKQNFFSQTPILQALQHVQASCDEAHKMKFSDLFSLAEEYEDSSTKPPKSRRKATLSSPRSRKNAAQPANNEEESASSSASEEEDTKPKPTKRKRKGSSAVGSDSD; encoded by the exons TGCTACCGggacttggcactggtgagccGAGACGGCATGAACATCGTTCTCAACAAGATCAACCATATTCTCATGGAGAAGTACTTGAAGCTGCAGGATACCTGTCGGACCCAG ctgGTGTGGTTGCTGCGGGAGCTGGTGAAGAGCGGGGTGCTGGGTGCCGATGGCGTCTGCATGACCTTCATGAAGCAGATTGCAG GTGGGGATGTGACAGCGAAGAACATCTGGCTGGCCGAGAACGTCCTGGAGATCCTCACGGAGCAAAG AGAGTGGGTGCTGAAAAGCAGCCTCTTGATAGCCATGGCGGTGTACACGTACCTCCGGCTCATCGTGGACCATCACGGCACCTCGCAGCTCCAGGTTCTTCGTCAAAAGGAGGTGGATTTCTGCATCTCCCTCCTCCGTGAACGG tTCATGGACTGCTTCATGATCGGGCGGGACCTCGTGCGGCTGCTGCAAAACGTCGCGAGGATCCCCGAGTTTGAGCAGCTCTGGAAGGACATCATCCACAACCCGCAGGTCCTCAGCGCCCAGTTCACAG GtgtcctgcagctcctccagtCGAGGACTTCTCGCAAATTCCTGGCGTGTCGCCTCACTCCCGACATGGAAACCAAGCTGCTCTTCATGACCTCACGG gTCCGGTTCGGCCAGCAGAAGCGGTACCAGGACTGGTTTCAGCGGCAGTACCTGTCCACCCCAGACAGCCAGTCCCTGCGCTGCGACCTCATCCGCTACATCTGCGGCGTGGTCCACCCCTCCAACGAGGTGCTCAGCTCCGACATCCTCCCGCGCTGGGCCATCATCGGGTGGCTGCTCACCACCTGCACG tcCAACGTTGCTGCTTCAAATGCCAAACTGGCCCTATTCTATGACTGGCTCTTCTTCAACCCCGAGAAGGACAGCATCATGAATATAG AGCCTGCCATTCTGGTGATGCATCACTCCATGAAGCCTCACCCTGCCATCACCGCCACGCTGCTGGATTTCATGTGCCGG ATCATTCCCAACTTCTACCCGCCGCTGGAGGCTCACGTCCGGCAAGGCGTGTTCAACTCCCTCACCCACATCGTGGAGAAGCGAGTCCTTGC ACATCTGGCCCCTCTCTTTGACAACCCCAAGCTGGACAAAGAGCTCCGCGCCATGTTGAGGGAGAAATTCCCGGAGTTCTGCAGCTCGCCCTCGCCCCCCATCGAAG TCAAAATCGAGGAGCCCGTTTCCATAGAGATGGACAATCACATGTCAGAAAAGGATGACAGTTGCTACGACAACGCCGAGGCCGCGTTCAGTGACGACGAAGACGACTTGAACAGCAAAG ggaagaagagggagttCAGGTTTCACCCGATCAAAGAAACCATTGTGGAGGAGCCTGTTGATATCACGCCGTTCCTGGACCAGCTGGATGAGTCCCTGAAGGATAAagtcctgcagctgcagaagggcAG CGATACGGAAGCTCAGTGTGAGGTCATGCAGGAAATCGTGGATCAAGTCCTGGAG GAGGACTTCGACTCGGAGCAGTTATCAGTGCTCGCATCCTGCCTCCAGGAGCTATTTAAGGCTCACTTCCGTGGTGAGGTTTTGCCAGAAGAAATCACAGAGGA GTCTCTGGAGGAGTCGGTGGGGAAGCCTCTCTACCTAATATTTAG GAACCTCTGCCAGATGCAGGAGGACAATAGCGGTTTCTCACTGCTGCTGGATCTCCTCTCGGAGCTCTATCAGAAGCAACCCAAGATCGGCTACCACCTCCTGTACTATTTAAAAGCCAG CAAAGCTGCGGCGGGGAAGATGAACCTGTACGAGTCCTTCGCCCAGGCCACGCAGCTGGGGGACCTGCACACGTGTCTGATGATGGACATGAAGGCCTGCCAGGAAGACGATGTCCGGCTGCTCTGCTACCTCACCCCCTCCATTTACACAGAG TTCCCAGACGAGACCCTCCGAAGCGGCGAGCTGCTGAACATGATTGTAGCTGTCATAGACTCATTCCAG TTGCAGGAGCTGGTGTGCCACGTGATGATGGGCAACCTCGTCATGTTTCGGAAGGACTCGGTGCTGAACATCCTGA TTCAAAGCCTGGACTGGGAGACCTTTGAGCAGTACTGCACGTGGCAGCTCTTCCTGGCACACAGCATCCCCCTGGAGACCATCATCCCCATCCTGCAGCACCTCAAATACAAAG AGCACCCCGAGGCGTtgtcctgcctgctgctgcagctgaggcGAGAGAA GCCCAGCGAGGAGATGGTGAAGATGGTGCTGAGCCGGCCCTGCCACCCCGACGACCAGTTCACCACCAGCATCCTGCGGCACTGGTGCATCAAACACGACGACCTCCTGGCCGAGCACATCAAGTCGTTGCTCATCAAGAATAACAGCCTGCCCCGAAAACGCCAAAG CCTGcgcagctccagcagcaaacTGGCCCAGCTCACCCTGGAGCAGATCCTGGAGCACCTGGACAGCCTCCGCCTCAACCTCACCAACACCAAGCAGAACT TTTTCAGCCAAACCCCGATCCTGCAGGCGCTGCAGCACGTCCAGGCCAGCTGCGACGAAGCCCACAAGATGAA GTTCAGcgacctcttctccctggcagaGGAGTATGAAGACTCCTCCACCAAACCCCCCAAGAGCCGCCGAAAAGCCACCCTGTCCAGCCCCCGCAGCCGCAAGAACGCCGCCCAGCCGGCCAACAACGAGGAGGAGTCGGCTTCCAGCAGCGCCTCG GAGGAAGAAGACACCAAGCCCAAACCCACCAAACGGAAAAGAAAAGGCTCCTCCGCCGTGGGCTCGGACAGTGACTGA
- the INTS3 gene encoding integrator complex subunit 3 isoform X1: protein MEMQKGKGGTAGGGGGKLLVSTLLDAKDELEERLERCVGIVTSLTNGLSEREANDALNAHICKGTPQHEEICLGLFTLVLTEPAQAQKCYRDLALVSRDGMNIVLNKINHILMEKYLKLQDTCRTQLVWLLRELVKSGVLGADGVCMTFMKQIAGGDVTAKNIWLAENVLEILTEQREWVLKSSLLIAMAVYTYLRLIVDHHGTSQLQVLRQKEVDFCISLLRERFMDCFMIGRDLVRLLQNVARIPEFEQLWKDIIHNPQVLSAQFTGVLQLLQSRTSRKFLACRLTPDMETKLLFMTSRVRFGQQKRYQDWFQRQYLSTPDSQSLRCDLIRYICGVVHPSNEVLSSDILPRWAIIGWLLTTCTSNVAASNAKLALFYDWLFFNPEKDSIMNIEPAILVMHHSMKPHPAITATLLDFMCRIIPNFYPPLEAHVRQGVFNSLTHIVEKRVLAHLAPLFDNPKLDKELRAMLREKFPEFCSSPSPPIEVKIEEPVSIEMDNHMSEKDDSCYDNAEAAFSDDEDDLNSKGKKREFRFHPIKETIVEEPVDITPFLDQLDESLKDKVLQLQKGSDTEAQCEVMQEIVDQVLEEDFDSEQLSVLASCLQELFKAHFRGEVLPEEITEESLEESVGKPLYLIFRNLCQMQEDNSGFSLLLDLLSELYQKQPKIGYHLLYYLKASKAAAGKMNLYESFAQATQLGDLHTCLMMDMKACQEDDVRLLCYLTPSIYTEFPDETLRSGELLNMIVAVIDSFQLQELVCHVMMGNLVMFRKDSVLNILIQSLDWETFEQYCTWQLFLAHSIPLETIIPILQHLKYKGELSPAREGHGAGGSCAEDVLPFAEHPEALSCLLLQLRREKPSEEMVKMVLSRPCHPDDQFTTSILRHWCIKHDDLLAEHIKSLLIKNNSLPRKRQSLRSSSSKLAQLTLEQILEHLDSLRLNLTNTKQNFFSQTPILQALQHVQASCDEAHKMKFSDLFSLAEEYEDSSTKPPKSRRKATLSSPRSRKNAAQPANNEEESASSSASEEEDTKPKPTKRKRKGSSAVGSDSD from the exons TGCTACCGggacttggcactggtgagccGAGACGGCATGAACATCGTTCTCAACAAGATCAACCATATTCTCATGGAGAAGTACTTGAAGCTGCAGGATACCTGTCGGACCCAG ctgGTGTGGTTGCTGCGGGAGCTGGTGAAGAGCGGGGTGCTGGGTGCCGATGGCGTCTGCATGACCTTCATGAAGCAGATTGCAG GTGGGGATGTGACAGCGAAGAACATCTGGCTGGCCGAGAACGTCCTGGAGATCCTCACGGAGCAAAG AGAGTGGGTGCTGAAAAGCAGCCTCTTGATAGCCATGGCGGTGTACACGTACCTCCGGCTCATCGTGGACCATCACGGCACCTCGCAGCTCCAGGTTCTTCGTCAAAAGGAGGTGGATTTCTGCATCTCCCTCCTCCGTGAACGG tTCATGGACTGCTTCATGATCGGGCGGGACCTCGTGCGGCTGCTGCAAAACGTCGCGAGGATCCCCGAGTTTGAGCAGCTCTGGAAGGACATCATCCACAACCCGCAGGTCCTCAGCGCCCAGTTCACAG GtgtcctgcagctcctccagtCGAGGACTTCTCGCAAATTCCTGGCGTGTCGCCTCACTCCCGACATGGAAACCAAGCTGCTCTTCATGACCTCACGG gTCCGGTTCGGCCAGCAGAAGCGGTACCAGGACTGGTTTCAGCGGCAGTACCTGTCCACCCCAGACAGCCAGTCCCTGCGCTGCGACCTCATCCGCTACATCTGCGGCGTGGTCCACCCCTCCAACGAGGTGCTCAGCTCCGACATCCTCCCGCGCTGGGCCATCATCGGGTGGCTGCTCACCACCTGCACG tcCAACGTTGCTGCTTCAAATGCCAAACTGGCCCTATTCTATGACTGGCTCTTCTTCAACCCCGAGAAGGACAGCATCATGAATATAG AGCCTGCCATTCTGGTGATGCATCACTCCATGAAGCCTCACCCTGCCATCACCGCCACGCTGCTGGATTTCATGTGCCGG ATCATTCCCAACTTCTACCCGCCGCTGGAGGCTCACGTCCGGCAAGGCGTGTTCAACTCCCTCACCCACATCGTGGAGAAGCGAGTCCTTGC ACATCTGGCCCCTCTCTTTGACAACCCCAAGCTGGACAAAGAGCTCCGCGCCATGTTGAGGGAGAAATTCCCGGAGTTCTGCAGCTCGCCCTCGCCCCCCATCGAAG TCAAAATCGAGGAGCCCGTTTCCATAGAGATGGACAATCACATGTCAGAAAAGGATGACAGTTGCTACGACAACGCCGAGGCCGCGTTCAGTGACGACGAAGACGACTTGAACAGCAAAG ggaagaagagggagttCAGGTTTCACCCGATCAAAGAAACCATTGTGGAGGAGCCTGTTGATATCACGCCGTTCCTGGACCAGCTGGATGAGTCCCTGAAGGATAAagtcctgcagctgcagaagggcAG CGATACGGAAGCTCAGTGTGAGGTCATGCAGGAAATCGTGGATCAAGTCCTGGAG GAGGACTTCGACTCGGAGCAGTTATCAGTGCTCGCATCCTGCCTCCAGGAGCTATTTAAGGCTCACTTCCGTGGTGAGGTTTTGCCAGAAGAAATCACAGAGGA GTCTCTGGAGGAGTCGGTGGGGAAGCCTCTCTACCTAATATTTAG GAACCTCTGCCAGATGCAGGAGGACAATAGCGGTTTCTCACTGCTGCTGGATCTCCTCTCGGAGCTCTATCAGAAGCAACCCAAGATCGGCTACCACCTCCTGTACTATTTAAAAGCCAG CAAAGCTGCGGCGGGGAAGATGAACCTGTACGAGTCCTTCGCCCAGGCCACGCAGCTGGGGGACCTGCACACGTGTCTGATGATGGACATGAAGGCCTGCCAGGAAGACGATGTCCGGCTGCTCTGCTACCTCACCCCCTCCATTTACACAGAG TTCCCAGACGAGACCCTCCGAAGCGGCGAGCTGCTGAACATGATTGTAGCTGTCATAGACTCATTCCAG TTGCAGGAGCTGGTGTGCCACGTGATGATGGGCAACCTCGTCATGTTTCGGAAGGACTCGGTGCTGAACATCCTGA TTCAAAGCCTGGACTGGGAGACCTTTGAGCAGTACTGCACGTGGCAGCTCTTCCTGGCACACAGCATCCCCCTGGAGACCATCATCCCCATCCTGCAGCACCTCAAATACAAAGGTGAGCTGTCCCCTGCGCGGGAGGGGCACGGCGCTGGGGGCTCCTGTGCTGAGGATGTGCTTCCCTTTGCAGAGCACCCCGAGGCGTtgtcctgcctgctgctgcagctgaggcGAGAGAA GCCCAGCGAGGAGATGGTGAAGATGGTGCTGAGCCGGCCCTGCCACCCCGACGACCAGTTCACCACCAGCATCCTGCGGCACTGGTGCATCAAACACGACGACCTCCTGGCCGAGCACATCAAGTCGTTGCTCATCAAGAATAACAGCCTGCCCCGAAAACGCCAAAG CCTGcgcagctccagcagcaaacTGGCCCAGCTCACCCTGGAGCAGATCCTGGAGCACCTGGACAGCCTCCGCCTCAACCTCACCAACACCAAGCAGAACT TTTTCAGCCAAACCCCGATCCTGCAGGCGCTGCAGCACGTCCAGGCCAGCTGCGACGAAGCCCACAAGATGAA GTTCAGcgacctcttctccctggcagaGGAGTATGAAGACTCCTCCACCAAACCCCCCAAGAGCCGCCGAAAAGCCACCCTGTCCAGCCCCCGCAGCCGCAAGAACGCCGCCCAGCCGGCCAACAACGAGGAGGAGTCGGCTTCCAGCAGCGCCTCG GAGGAAGAAGACACCAAGCCCAAACCCACCAAACGGAAAAGAAAAGGCTCCTCCGCCGTGGGCTCGGACAGTGACTGA
- the SLC27A3 gene encoding long-chain fatty acid transport protein 3: MAVAVAALVALALLALLQRLLRPHLWADVAFAARAARCRRRAGARGGGRGGSLAARFLRVAREAPARPFLRAAAAAGAGAGAGAGGSRAEPYAGAARRVARVANALRGRALGGGRGALGPGVTVGLLVGNEPRFVWGWLGLAALGARPAFLGTALRPAALRHCLRGCGARGLLVADDLFGSVEPILPSLQEDGIAVWVLGSGPYPAGVLALQELLDAASEELEPEDVWQPEDMNDTCLYIFTSGTTGLPKAARVSHLKSIMCLSFYELVGASSQDVVYLALPLYHMAGSLLGIVGCIGIGATCVLKEKFSASQFWDDCRAEGVTVFQYIGELCRYLVNQPQRPGERDHGLRLAVGSGLRPDVWRSFLQRFGAIRIVETYGMTEGNVTLFNYTGEPGAVGRSSFIYKLISPFEIVRYDVAEGAPVRDAAGRCIRVGTGETGLLIAPVTPRTPFLGYAGSRELSEQKLLRGVFAEGDTYFSTGDLMEQDAAQFVRFRDRTGDTYRWKGENVATTEVAEALVAHDSLQDATVYGVTVPGHEGRAGMAALVLRPGCRLDGPALYQHVEQLLPPYAWPRFLRLQERLAMTETFKQQKVRLAQEGCDPARVPDPLFLLDEATKAYVPLGPALWEGVLDGRLRI; the protein is encoded by the exons ATGGCGGTGGCGGTGGCGGCGCTGGTGGCGCTGGCGCTGCTCGCGctgctgcagcggctgctccGGCCGCACCTTTGGGCCGACGTGGCGTTCGCGGCGCGCGCGGCGCGGTGCCGGCGGCGcgcgggggcgcggggcggggggcgcgggggcagCCTGGCCGCGCGGTTCCTGCGCGTGGCGCGGGAGGCGCCGGCGCGGCCGTTCCtgcgcgcggcggcggcggcgggggcgggggcgggggcgggggcgggggggagccgCGCGGAGCCGTAcgcgggggcggcgcggcgcgtGGCGCGCGTGGCCAACGCGCTGCGGGGGCGGGCGctgggcggcgggcggggggcgctgGGGCCCGGCGTGAccgtggggctgctggtgggcaACGAGCCGCGGTTCGTGTGGGGCTGGTTGGGGCTGGCGGCGCTCGGGGCCCGACCCGCCTTCCTGGGCACGGCGCTGCGGCCCGCGGCGCTGCGGCACTGCCTGCGCGGgtgcggggcgcgggggctgctggtggcGGACG ACCTGTTTGGGTCCGTGGAGCCCATCCTGCCCAGCCTGCAGGAGGACGGCATCGCGGTGTGGGTGCTGGGCTCGGGGCCGTACCCCGCCGGCGTCTTGgccctgcaggagctgctggatgCGGCCTCTGAGGAGCTGGAGCCCGAGGACGTCTGGCAGCCCGAGGACATGAACGACACCTGCCTCTACATCTTCACCTCCGGCACCACCG GTCTCCCCAAAGCCGCCCGCGTCTCCCACCTCAAGTCCATCATGTGCCTGAGCTTCTACGAGCTGGTGGGAGCGTCCAGCCAGGACGTCGTGTACCTGGCGCTGCCCCTCTACCACATGGCCGGCTCCCTCCTGGGCATCGTCGGCTGCATCGGCATcg GGGCCACTTGTGTGCTGAAGGAGAAGTTCTCAGCCAGCCAGTTCTGGGATGACTGTCGCGCCGAGGGGGTCACCGTCTTCCAGTACATCGGGGAGCTCTGCCGCTACCTGGTCAACCAGCCCCAG cGCCCCGGGGAGCGGGACCACGGGCTGCGGCTGGCGGTGGGCAGCGGGCTGCGCCCCGACGTCTGGCGGAGCTTCCTGCAGCGCTTCGGGGCCATCCGCATCGTGGAGACCTACGGCATGACCGAGGGCAACGTCACCCTCTTCAACTACACGGGGGAGCCGGGGGCCGTGGGGCGCAGCAGCTTCATCTACAAG ctcaTCTCGCCCTTCGAGATCGTGCGGTACGACGTGGCGGAGGGAGCCCCAGTGCGGGACGCGGCCGGGCGCTGCATCCGCGTGGGGACGG gCGAGACGGGGCTGCTGATCGCGCCGGTGACCCCCCGGACCCCCTTCCTGGGCTACGCCGGCAGCCGGGAGCTGTCGGAGCAGAAGCTGCTGCGGGGGGTCTTCGCCGAGGGGGACACGTACTTCAGCACCGGCGACCTGATGGAGCAGGATGCGGCCCAGTTCGTCCGCTTCCGCGACCGCACCGGGGACACTTATAG ATGGAAAGGCGAGAACGTGGCCACCACGGAGGTGGCCGAAGCCTTGGTGGCCCACGACTCCCTGCAAGATGCCACTGTATACGGCGTCACCGTGCCAG GCCACGAGGGTCGTGCCGGGATGGCGGCGCTGGTGCTGCGCCCCGGCTGCCGCCTGGACGGCCCCGCGCTCTACCAGCACGTGGAGCAGCTCCTGCCGCCCTACGCCTGGCCACGCTTCCTCCGCCTGCAG GAGCGCCTGGCCATGACGGAGACCTTCAAGCAGCAGAAGGTGCGGCTGGCGCAGGAGGGCTGCGACCCGGCTCGCGTCCCCGACCCCCTCTTCCTGCTGGACGAGGCCACCAAAGCCTACGTGCCCCTCGGCCCCGCGCTCTGGGAGGGGGTCCTGGACGGGCGCCTCCGCATTTAG